A section of the Mesobacillus jeotgali genome encodes:
- a CDS encoding DHA2 family efflux MFS transporter permease subunit, producing the protein MEKNFQAPDKPPYGILAVLIVGAFIAFLNNTLLNIALPSIMIDLKVEATTVQWLTTGFMLVSGIMIPLSAYLIQKYSVRRLFLTAMGLFTAGTILAGAAHVFPLLLGGRMIQASGTAIMMPLLMNVMLVSFPIEKRGTAMGVFGLVLMFAPAIGPTLSGWLIEHYDWRMLFHFVTPIAAIVLLLGFFMLKDKKDKIHMRLDIISLSLSSIGFGGLLYGFSSAGSKGWDSPHVYLTLIIGTVSLVIFILRQLRQDNPMLNFRIYKYPMFALSSVISMIVTMAMFSGMLLLPIYVQTIRGISPLDAGLMLLPGAIAMAIMSPVTGRLFDKFGGRALAIIGLTITLVTSYYFSKLSMETTYTQLIILYTVRMFGMSMVNMPVSTNGLNELPARYYPHGTAMNNTMQQVSGAIGTALLVTVMSMRAETYGKELAASALKEAAAAGKAVTPAVKAEMEQQIAMQAMLHGINDAFYVTVFLSALALVLAFFIKRATQAEDTIGRKAPAKKHSHKLANN; encoded by the coding sequence ATGGAAAAAAACTTTCAAGCGCCCGATAAACCGCCGTACGGTATACTCGCGGTATTGATTGTCGGAGCTTTTATCGCATTTTTAAATAATACATTACTGAATATCGCCTTGCCATCCATTATGATTGATCTAAAGGTGGAAGCGACAACAGTTCAGTGGCTGACGACAGGGTTCATGCTTGTCAGCGGGATTATGATTCCGCTAAGTGCTTATCTAATTCAAAAATATTCAGTCAGAAGATTATTCTTAACGGCAATGGGCTTATTTACAGCAGGTACAATCCTGGCAGGTGCCGCTCATGTTTTTCCGCTTTTATTAGGAGGCCGGATGATACAGGCATCTGGCACTGCGATCATGATGCCTCTATTGATGAACGTTATGCTTGTAAGCTTTCCAATTGAAAAACGTGGAACTGCAATGGGAGTTTTCGGCTTGGTGTTAATGTTTGCACCTGCAATCGGTCCGACACTTTCAGGCTGGCTGATTGAGCATTACGACTGGAGAATGCTTTTTCATTTTGTAACACCAATCGCGGCTATAGTGCTATTACTCGGCTTCTTTATGCTTAAAGATAAAAAAGACAAAATCCATATGCGTCTTGATATTATTTCGCTTTCACTATCCAGTATTGGTTTCGGCGGCCTGCTGTATGGGTTCAGTTCCGCAGGATCCAAAGGATGGGATAGCCCCCATGTATATCTGACATTGATAATTGGTACGGTATCTCTGGTCATATTTATTCTTCGTCAATTAAGACAGGATAATCCAATGCTTAACTTCAGGATCTATAAGTATCCTATGTTTGCCTTATCCTCCGTCATATCGATGATTGTCACCATGGCAATGTTCTCCGGTATGCTGTTACTGCCAATTTACGTGCAAACCATCCGGGGAATTTCTCCTTTGGATGCTGGTTTGATGCTATTGCCAGGAGCAATCGCTATGGCCATCATGTCTCCTGTAACAGGACGGTTATTTGATAAATTTGGCGGACGCGCTTTGGCAATCATTGGTTTAACGATCACTCTTGTAACTAGTTATTATTTCAGCAAGCTTTCAATGGAAACAACGTATACCCAGCTGATCATTTTATACACAGTCCGTATGTTCGGGATGTCAATGGTTAATATGCCTGTGAGTACAAATGGTCTTAACGAGCTGCCGGCCCGTTATTATCCACATGGTACAGCGATGAACAACACAATGCAGCAAGTTTCTGGTGCGATAGGAACAGCATTGCTGGTTACGGTTATGTCGATGCGCGCTGAAACCTATGGAAAAGAACTAGCGGCTTCCGCTCTTAAAGAGGCTGCAGCTGCCGGGAAAGCCGTTACTCCTGCTGTCAAAGCGGAAATGGAACAGCAAATTGCGATGCAAGCTATGCTGCACGGAATTAATGACGCATTTTATGTCACAGTGTTTCTATCAGCGCTTGCATTGGTACTTGCTTTCTTTATCAAACGGGCAACCCAGGCAGAAGATACGATAGGGAGAAAGGCTCCTGCAAAAAAACACTCTCATAAATTGGCCAATAATTAG
- a CDS encoding CoxG family protein, with product MPEGKHEVTIDVPIESVWDFVKDMDNWAPLLPGYISHEKLNEKQSNWTFKETVGVLKKKISLQVTILEWIEPSRVTFNLKGINENLTGNGYFSAETVGVNKTRMTGYLEMTAEGALAPVMNAVMKNSLPKSGQELTTAIAEELEGRKAI from the coding sequence ATGCCAGAAGGTAAACATGAAGTAACCATTGATGTACCGATAGAAAGTGTATGGGATTTCGTTAAGGATATGGATAATTGGGCTCCTTTACTGCCAGGCTATATCAGCCATGAAAAATTGAATGAAAAACAGTCAAACTGGACCTTCAAAGAAACGGTTGGGGTTTTGAAAAAGAAGATTAGTTTGCAGGTAACAATACTAGAGTGGATCGAGCCTAGCAGGGTAACATTCAACCTGAAGGGAATCAATGAAAATCTGACAGGAAACGGTTATTTTAGTGCAGAAACGGTTGGAGTGAATAAAACCAGGATGACTGGCTATCTTGAGATGACGGCAGAAGGAGCTCTTGCTCCAGTAATGAATGCGGTAATGAAGAATTCCTTGCCAAAAAGCGGTCAAGAATTAACGACCGCTATTGCAGAAGAGCTGGAAGGACGAAAGGCAATCTGA
- a CDS encoding TetR/AcrR family transcriptional regulator codes for MNDRKRNVIDKAHQLFIEKGFHATSIQDILEYSGISKGTFYNYFLSKNELLMDIFRGAFRKMEIDRDSLLLGQDPDDPEIFMRQIDLQMTANRENKIIPLFEEVYFSGDKELRQFIEIGQMKTLRWYSDRLADITDEVCLPYLLDAAIMLNGILIQNVRFYRKANQDSTSLLPVVRYCVTRILNMIEELALSQDQLLPPELLDTWLPVSNREALDRRSKIHSVISRLKKLDCENKEHQQKLDFIEEELRSKIPRKFLIDSILFSMSPIYDREIQELKTLINEHLLEKA; via the coding sequence ATGAACGACAGAAAACGTAATGTTATAGACAAGGCTCATCAGCTTTTTATAGAAAAAGGATTCCATGCCACCTCAATTCAGGATATCCTCGAATACAGCGGAATATCAAAAGGAACCTTTTATAATTACTTCCTTTCAAAGAATGAACTGCTCATGGATATTTTCAGGGGCGCTTTCAGGAAAATGGAGATTGACCGAGATTCCTTGCTGCTTGGCCAGGACCCTGATGATCCAGAAATCTTCATGAGACAGATAGATTTGCAAATGACTGCTAATAGAGAAAATAAAATCATCCCACTGTTTGAAGAAGTCTATTTCTCAGGGGATAAAGAGCTGAGGCAGTTTATAGAAATCGGCCAAATGAAAACATTGCGTTGGTACTCAGATCGGCTTGCAGACATTACAGATGAGGTCTGCCTACCCTACCTGCTGGATGCTGCCATCATGCTTAATGGTATTCTGATCCAAAACGTCAGGTTTTACCGTAAAGCCAATCAGGACTCAACCAGTTTGCTTCCAGTCGTACGCTATTGCGTAACCAGAATCCTCAACATGATAGAAGAGCTGGCTCTATCACAGGATCAGTTATTGCCACCAGAACTCCTGGATACCTGGCTTCCAGTTTCGAATCGAGAAGCTCTCGACCGGAGGTCTAAAATACACTCAGTTATATCCCGCTTGAAAAAGCTGGACTGTGAAAATAAAGAGCATCAACAAAAGCTGGATTTCATTGAAGAAGAGCTCCGTTCAAAAATACCGAGGAAATTTTTAATTGATAGCATCCTTTTTTCAATGTCCCCAATTTATGATCGTGAAATACAGGAATTAAAGACATTAATAAATGAGCATTTGCTTGAGAAGGCATAA
- a CDS encoding alpha/beta hydrolase translates to MKKKIVWTFSGVIVAIMIALIAAGNYFYNVAINRSHDAVDLHGGGESVTAAGLSNGEEQQRKLEEIMAWTEKQNFEIVEIQSDDGLRLKARFLKNQQSSGKMVILAHGYKGSSEQMPGITKFYYDQGFDILKPDARGHGLSEGDYIGYGWHDRKDYVRWSQFLVEQKEAETIFLHGFSMGAATVLMASGEKLPEQVKGIIADSGYTTVHEELSHQLKYLYNLPAFPVMQVTSAVTKFRAGYSFSEASALEGIEKNHLPLFIIHGDQDQLVPTVMGKRIFDKANSLKELWIVPGAGHTEAYTIAEEEYQDRLKAFWSLALGK, encoded by the coding sequence TTGAAGAAGAAAATCGTTTGGACTTTCAGCGGTGTTATCGTGGCTATAATGATTGCACTGATTGCTGCAGGCAATTATTTTTATAATGTAGCCATTAACCGAAGCCATGATGCCGTAGATCTTCACGGCGGAGGGGAAAGTGTAACAGCAGCGGGTCTTTCAAATGGAGAAGAGCAGCAGAGGAAGCTGGAAGAAATAATGGCCTGGACTGAAAAACAAAACTTTGAAATAGTGGAAATTCAATCTGATGATGGCCTTAGGCTAAAGGCTCGCTTTTTAAAAAATCAACAGTCGTCCGGAAAAATGGTGATTCTTGCTCATGGCTATAAGGGCAGCAGTGAGCAAATGCCTGGTATCACAAAATTTTATTATGACCAGGGTTTTGATATCCTGAAACCGGATGCGAGAGGGCACGGCTTAAGCGAGGGGGACTATATCGGTTATGGCTGGCATGATCGAAAGGATTATGTAAGATGGTCACAGTTTTTAGTTGAACAAAAAGAGGCAGAAACAATTTTTCTGCACGGCTTCTCAATGGGGGCTGCAACCGTACTGATGGCAAGCGGAGAGAAACTCCCAGAACAGGTTAAAGGCATTATTGCAGACAGTGGATACACTACTGTCCATGAAGAGCTAAGCCACCAATTGAAATATCTTTATAATCTTCCGGCTTTCCCTGTCATGCAGGTTACAAGTGCGGTGACCAAATTCAGGGCGGGCTATTCTTTTTCTGAAGCCTCAGCCCTTGAAGGTATTGAAAAAAATCATCTTCCTTTATTCATTATCCATGGGGATCAAGATCAACTTGTACCTACAGTAATGGGTAAGAGGATTTTTGATAAGGCAAATAGTCTTAAAGAGCTATGGATTGTTCCCGGAGCAGGGCATACAGAAGCCTATACCATTGCTGAAGAGGAATATCAGGACAGACTGAAGGCATTCTGGTCCCTCGCATTAGGGAAATAA
- a CDS encoding nuclear transport factor 2 family protein, which produces MMEKTPAMLAQQQLDAYNNQDLEEFLSVYSEDVKIMEFPTNTITTCGIEEMRNRYGKLFKEHPNNHAELLARIVHDNKVVDHELVTGRENSEPKKAVAIYEVINGKIAKVWFL; this is translated from the coding sequence ATGATGGAAAAAACACCTGCAATGCTGGCGCAGCAACAGCTTGATGCCTACAATAACCAGGACCTGGAGGAATTTTTATCAGTGTATAGCGAAGATGTGAAAATTATGGAGTTCCCAACAAACACCATTACTACATGTGGGATAGAAGAGATGAGGAATCGCTATGGAAAGCTTTTCAAGGAACATCCAAACAATCATGCTGAATTATTAGCCAGAATTGTCCATGATAATAAGGTGGTTGATCATGAGCTGGTCACAGGAAGAGAGAACAGCGAACCAAAAAAAGCTGTTGCCATTTATGAAGTGATAAACGGAAAGATAGCAAAGGTATGGTTTTTATAA
- a CDS encoding DUF2161 domain-containing phosphodiesterase — protein MTKIYEADLYEPIRKHFIKQGYRVNGEVHDCDLTAVKDGELIIVELKLTLNIDLLLQATRRLRLTDMVYIAIPKPKRITRKRWHDVIHLVKRLELGLIIVSFAGNRKTIDFKVHPEPFNRKTSKNQRKKAALIKEIEGRSADYNIGGSNKSKIMTAYKEKCIQIACYLDKLGQMSPKALVALGTGDKTPSILQKNYYKWFDRIERGIYIISEQGKAELEDYPELVAYYSSKLDNRGQ, from the coding sequence ATGACTAAAATATATGAGGCAGATCTTTATGAGCCGATCAGGAAGCATTTTATAAAACAAGGGTACCGGGTTAATGGAGAGGTACATGATTGTGATTTAACCGCTGTAAAAGACGGGGAACTTATCATTGTGGAATTAAAACTGACACTGAATATCGACCTTTTGCTCCAGGCGACGAGAAGGCTGCGGCTCACTGATATGGTGTATATTGCAATACCGAAACCGAAGCGCATTACAAGGAAACGGTGGCATGATGTCATTCATTTGGTAAAAAGGCTGGAGCTTGGCTTGATCATTGTGTCATTTGCAGGAAATAGGAAAACCATCGATTTTAAGGTACACCCTGAACCGTTCAATCGTAAGACTAGCAAAAATCAGCGAAAGAAAGCTGCACTTATCAAAGAAATTGAGGGAAGAAGCGCCGACTACAATATCGGAGGCAGCAACAAAAGCAAGATCATGACCGCCTACAAAGAGAAATGCATCCAAATCGCCTGTTATCTCGATAAACTTGGACAAATGTCACCTAAAGCACTCGTGGCTCTCGGTACAGGAGATAAAACCCCTTCAATCCTTCAAAAAAACTATTATAAATGGTTTGATAGAATTGAGAGAGGCATATATATCATTTCCGAACAAGGAAAAGCTGAACTGGAGGATTACCCTGAGCTAGTAGCATATTATTCAAGTAAACTGGATAATCGAGGTCAATAA